The following coding sequences are from one Lolium rigidum isolate FL_2022 chromosome 6, APGP_CSIRO_Lrig_0.1, whole genome shotgun sequence window:
- the LOC124664179 gene encoding heat shock 70 kDa protein 18-like, translating to MGVNPDDEFRVLAKAEDRVAIGIDLGMTYSCVGVWRSGRVEIVANDQGNRRTPSCVAFTDSDRIIGEGASYQMARNASNTIFDVNRLIGQSFSDASVKSATRYWPFVVTGGPDGRPRIKVSYLKREKEFSPEEISAMVLAKMKETAEVYLGPGTTITDAVITVPAYFNKSQSKATKDAAEITGLNVMCIINEPTAAAMAYNRGRKWGDAKESIVLVYGLGDGTLDVSLVVVNKGVFQVKASAGDTHLGGEDFTRNMLDYFICEFKSKNQKDISGDRMAVQRLRKCCEQAKEVMISNIVAAMDVEDLSEGIDFHYIINRALFEHINVDLLRRCMKTIETCLVDAKMDKNKVDDIVLVGGSTRIPCVRRLVQDFFNGKEPCNWINADEAVAYGATLQAAILTGHKLENVEIRAHSKLLGRQTLYTKQSHLLDDLRRHPQHHSRHPQLPCAVPHDRRLVLGISSAGGLFLNTDQLHHHQAHRRELSLLEGSGRPSRRSHGLSGFVDGTFKCPAAEITVEIDGKEEKQLNPEAHLWDKQDQAILSAFVSSMTEGVVGMVLFAATSREAWETLAGAFASHSTARSTGIRAQMNDLKKGDLSVTSYFHQMKALSDTLTSIGQPLRSEEFISYVLSGLDGEFDALFEVINMRETPIPIRDLFSQLQATEHRNNARRAQASSMNYSAHAHVALFGRSAPTSAYHGNPPPSPFVPPQTRQAPSY from the exons ATGGGGGTCAATCCAGATGATGAATTTCGTGTCTTGGCCAAGGCAGAAGACAGGGTAGCTATCGGCATCGATCTCGGCATGACCTACTCCTGCGTCGGAGTCTGGCGGAGTGGTCGTGTGGAGATTGTCGCCAACGACCAGGGAAACCGCAGAACGCCATCCTGTGTCGCCTTCACAGACAGCGACAGGATCATCGGCGAGGGGGCCAGCTATCAGATGGCAAGGAACGCATCGAACACTATCTTCG ATGTGAACCGGCTCATCGGCCAGAGTTTCTCTGACGCGTCTGTGAAGAGTGCTACCAGGTATTGGCCATTTGTGGTGACCGGGGGCCCCGACGGCAGGCCCAGGATCAAGGTGAGTTACCTTAAGCGGGAGAAGGAgttctcgccggaggagatctcggcCATGGTGCTAGCCAAGATGAAGGAGACAGCTGAGGTCTACCTTGGACCTGGAACGACCATCACGGACGCTGTCATCACGGTCCCAGCCTACTTCAACAAATCCCAGAGCAAGGCCACTAAGGATGCTGCCGAAATCACCGGCCTCAATGTCATGTGCATCATCAACGAACCCACCGCAGCGGCCATGGCCTACAACCGTGGCAGGAAGTGGGGCGATGCCAAAGAGAGCATTGTGCTCGTGTATGGCTTGGGCGATGGGACGCTGGATGTATCGCTCGTCGTTGTCAACAAAGGTGTCTTTCAGGTCAAGGCTTCCGCAGGCGACACTCACCTAGGAGGCGAGGATTTTACCAGGAACATGTTGGATTATTTCATCTGCGAATTCAAGAGCAAGAACCAGAAGGATATCAGCGGCGACAGGATGGCGGTTCAGCGCCTGAGGAAGTGCTGCGAGCAGGCGAAGGAGGTGATGATCTCCAACATCGTGGCCGCTATGGATGTGGAGGATCTTTCCGAGGGCATCGACTTCCACTACATCATCAACCGCGCCCTGTTCGAACATATCAACGTGGACCTCCTCCGCAGATGCATGAAGACCATTGAGACGTGCTTGGTGGATgccaagatggacaagaacaaaGTGGACGATATTGTGCTCGTCGGGGGCTCCACACGTATCCCCTGCGTGCGCCGGCTCGTCCAGGACTTCTTCAATGGGAAGGAGCCCTGCAATTGGATAAACGCGGACGAGGCCGTTGCATACGGAGCCACCCTCCAGGCCGCCATCCTCACGGGCCACAAACTGGAAAATGTCGAGATTAGAGCCCATAGCAAGTTACTTGGGAGACAAACTCTGTACACGAAACA ATCTCATCTACTAGATGACCTCCGCCGGCACCCTCAGCACCACAGCCGGCACCCTCAGCTCCCTTGCGCCGTCCCTCATGACAGGCGCCTCGTCCTCGGCATCAGCAGCGCCGGCGGTCTCTTCCTCAACACTGACCAACTCCATCACCATCAAGCTCACCGGAGAGAACTATCTCTTCTGGAAGGCTCAGGTCGGCCCTCGCGCCGGAGCCATGGGCTCAGCGGCTTCGTCGACGGCACCTTCAAGTGCCCCGCGGCCGAGATCACCGTCGAGATCGACGGCAAGGAGGAGAAGCAGCTCAACCCGGAGGCGCACCTCTGGGACAAGCAGGACCAGGCGATCTTGTCGGCCTTCGTGTCCTCCATGACCGAGGGCGTGGTCGGCATGGTCCTCTTCGCCGCCACATCCCGTGAAGCCTGGGAAACCCTCGCAGGTGCCTTCGCCTCCCACTCCACGGCTCGTTCGACCGGGATCCGTGCGCAGATGAACGACCTCAAGAAGGGAGACCTCTCCGTCACCTCCTACTTCCACCAGATGAAGGCCCTGTCCGACACGCTCACCTCCATCGGACAGCCCCTGCGCAGCGAGGAGTTCATCTCCTACGTGCTCTCGGGGCTTGACGGCGAGTTTGATGCCCTCTTCGAGGTAATCAATATGAGGGAAACTCCCATCCCCATACGTGATCTCTTCTCGCAGCTGCAGGCGACGGAGCATCGCAACAACGCCCGGCGTGCCCAGGCGTCCTCCATGAACTACTCCGCGCACGCCCATGTCGCTCTCTTCGGACGCTCTGCTCCCACGAGCGCCTACCACGGCAACCCTCCCCCCTCCCCGTTCGTTCCTCCCCAGACCCGACAGGCGCCCTCCTACTGA
- the LOC124664180 gene encoding G-type lectin S-receptor-like serine/threonine-protein kinase At1g11330 has protein sequence MESILKKTLQYQSSTLKKFDLHYLRKITGNFSKYQMLGDGGYGFVYKGVQENGEVIAVKKLKKSNAGMDDKELMDEVQHAMYICHPNIVKLEGYCYQIEKELVLCNGSYIFADEVHRLLCFEYLPNGSLDKYISDESSGLEWHTRYILIEGICMGLYILHEGRDGASVLHLDLKPTNILIDKDMTSKIADFGLSRLFCEGKTHTCATKVIGVKGYMAPEYINRFILSKKSDIFSLGVIILEIVTGHRKYPEVTSENEFNEINEKWRARLQKTSNKTSLEEECRQVDQCIKVGLKCMAQDPKGRPNIREIVQVLKRNECSVRDDRIQIE, from the exons ATGGAGAGCATCTTGAAGAAAACGTTGCAGTATCAAAGTTCGACACTTAAAAAATTTGATTTACACTATCTAAGAAAAATAACAGGAAATTTCTCTAAATATCAGATGCTTGGAGATGGTGGGTACGGATTTGTTTACAAG GGTGTACAAGAAAATGGTGAGGTGATTGCAGTGAAGAAGCTTAAAAAGAGCAATGCGGGAATGGATGATAAGGAACTTATGGATGAGGTTCAACATGCTATGTATATTTGTCATCCTAACATAGTAAAACTCGAAGGCTATTGTTACCAAATAGAAAAGGAATTAGTTTTATGCAATGGATCTTATATTTTTGCGGATGAGGTGCATAGGTTGCTATGTTTTGAGTATCTGCCTAATGGAAGTCTCGACAAGTatattagtg ATGAATCTTCTGGGCTAGAGTGGCACACACGTTATATATTAATTGAGGGGATTTGCATGGGTTTATATATTCTTCATGAGGGTAGAGACGGTGCATCCGTTCTTCATTTGGATCTAAAACCTACCAACATATTGATAGATAAGGACATGACTTCCAAAATCGCCGACTTTGGCTTGTCAAGGCTCTTTTGTGAAGGAAAAACTCATACTTGCGCCACAAAGGTTATCGGAGTAAA GGGATACATGGCACCTGAATACATAAATAGATTCATTCTCTCAAAAAAGTCAGATATATTCAGTTTGGGCGTTATAATTTTAGAGATAGTGACTGGACACAGAAAATACCCCGAAGTAACAAGTGAGAATGAATTTAATGAG ATAAATGAAAAATGGAGGGCCAGGTTGCAGAAAACATCAAACAAGACATCATTGGAAGAGGAGTGCCGACAAGTAGATCAATGCATTAAAGTAGGCCTAAAATGCATGGCGCAAGACCCAAAGGGAAGGCCAAATATAAGAGAAATAGTCCAGGTTCTGAAAAGAAATGAATGTTCAGTAAGAGATGACCG TATTCAGATCGAATGA